In Bradyrhizobium guangdongense, the sequence CCTGCATGCGGTGCGCGAGGCCGCCGGCGGCCGCCCTGTGATGGGCATCGCCGAATGCGGCATCTTTCGTGCGCTGATGCTCGGCGAACGCTTCGGTATCATCGCGCTCTCGCCGTCGAGCATTCGCCGCCAGCAACGCATGGCGCGGGTGTGGGGCGTCGACAATCGCTACGCCGGAAGCTGGTCGGTCGGTGCGAGCGCTGCGGAAACCGCAGGCGCCGACATTCGCGGACGGCTGATCGAGGCCGGCCGCGCGCTGGTCACGCAATACCGCGCCGATGTCGTGGTGATGGGGTGCGCCGGCATGGCCTCGCATCGTGCCGCGATCGAGGAGGCGATCGGTGTGCCCGTGGTCGAGCCGGCGCAACAGGCGGTGGCAGTCGCGATCGGCGCGGTTCTGCTGAACGCGTAAGATTCTTCCGGAGATTCTGGTAATGCCCATTTCTCGCCGTTCGCTTCTCAAGGCCGCCGCCGCAATGCCGGCGCTGTCGCTGCCGGGCATCGTGCGCGCCGAATCCGAGAGCACGTTGCGGTTCATCCCGGTCATCGATCTCGCCTTCGTCGACCCCATCTACTCGACGGCCCAGGTGTCGCGAAACCACGGCTTCATGGTCTACGACACGCTGTACGGCATGAGCTCGTCGCTTCAGGTCTCGCCGCAGATGCTGTCGGGCCACGTCATCTCGGGCGATCAGCTGCAGTGGGACCTCACGCTTCGCGACGGCCTGTTCTGGCACGACGGCGAGCGCGTGCTGGCGCGCGACTGCGTTGCGAGCATCCGCCGCTGGGCGGCCCGCGACGGCTTTGGCGGCGAGCTGATGGAGGTGATCGCGGAGCTTTCGGCGGCTGATGATCGCACCATCCGCTTCCGCCTCAAGCGTCCGTTCCCGCTGCTGCCGCAGGCGCTCGGCAAAGCCGCGATCAATGCCTGCTTCATGATGCCGGAGCGGCTCGCGAGCCAGGACCCGTTCAAGCCGCTGACGCAAGTGATCGGTAGCGGGCCGTTCCGCTATCTTGCCGACGAGCGTGTGCAAGGCGCGCGCAATGCTTACGCGAAGTTCGAGCGCTATCAGCCGCGCAGCGACGGCAAGCCGGATTGGACCGCTGGCCCGAAGATCGTGCACTACGACCGCGTTGTCTGGACCACCACGCCGGACGCCGGCACCGGCGTCGCCGCGCTCCAGACCGGCGAGCAGGATTGGCAGGAAACCACGCCGCACGATTTGCTCCCGATCATCAAGGCGGCCGGCGACATCGAGACACGCATTCTTGATCCGCGCGGTTACGCCTGCATGCTTCGCCTCAACCATCTGCAGCCGCCGTTCGACAATCCAGCGATCCGCCGCG encodes:
- a CDS encoding ABC transporter substrate-binding protein, producing the protein MPISRRSLLKAAAAMPALSLPGIVRAESESTLRFIPVIDLAFVDPIYSTAQVSRNHGFMVYDTLYGMSSSLQVSPQMLSGHVISGDQLQWDLTLRDGLFWHDGERVLARDCVASIRRWAARDGFGGELMEVIAELSAADDRTIRFRLKRPFPLLPQALGKAAINACFMMPERLASQDPFKPLTQVIGSGPFRYLADERVQGARNAYAKFERYQPRSDGKPDWTAGPKIVHYDRVVWTTTPDAGTGVAALQTGEQDWQETTPHDLLPIIKAAGDIETRILDPRGYACMLRLNHLQPPFDNPAIRRALLGAIDQSAFMTAVAGTDPAFQVSPIGYFAPDTPMASDVGLDLFRGPRNYDKVRADLKAAGYNGEKIVVLVPTNSLAQKPLGEIAVDSLRKAGMNVEYAGLDFAVVLQRQLKKDPIGQGGWSAAVGNWQGIDWLNPAGNTNIRGEGKIAGWYTSQKMGPLRSQWLAASELAEQQRVCREIQAVAFKEIPYIPIGVYKQPTAYRKDIAGILDGTAVFWNVRPA
- a CDS encoding aspartate/glutamate racemase family protein, whose amino-acid sequence is MTRRRILVINPNSSASVTAAIDEAIAPLRIAGGPVIEVVGLAEGPPSISSQRDADSVVMPLVSRVSRDDADAFVLACFSDPGLHAVREAAGGRPVMGIAECGIFRALMLGERFGIIALSPSSIRRQQRMARVWGVDNRYAGSWSVGASAAETAGADIRGRLIEAGRALVTQYRADVVVMGCAGMASHRAAIEEAIGVPVVEPAQQAVAVAIGAVLLNA